In Leptospira perdikensis, the genomic window TCCAATGGTTTTCTCCGTGGAATCCGAGTTTTGTCGGAGATTCCTTAAATCCAATATAAAGTGTAATGGAAGTGGTTCCTTGTGTGCTGAGAGTTTCCAAAGGTTTTTGGAAAGAAGAGGAATATTCTTTTGGTAATAATTTGTTATACGTTGTGTAGGCTCCGGCATCGGAAACAATCACATCCGCATAAAAATCTTGTTCGGAAAAGGTTTTTCCTTTTTGAACTTCTACTTTCACACCGACAGCTTTGTCTCCTTCCAAAAGGATTTCTTTCACCGTGTGGAGGATTTTTAAACTCCCACCGTTTTCTTCTACGATGGGTTCAATGGAATCTACAATTTTAGAAGATCCACCAATCGGAAAATACCCACCATGGAAATAATGTGTAACGATCATCGAGTGGATGGCAAAGGAAGAAACGGAAGGAGGGAGGCCATAGTCACCCCACTGCGAACAAAGAAGGGCTCTTAAGTTTTCATCCCGAATGTTGGTTTCCATATATTCTTTGGTAGTGATGTAAGGTGTGGGAATGTGATTTAAGTTTAAAAACTTGGCTGCCTTTTCAAATACAGCAGGCAAAGCTTTTAATGTAAAATGCCTACCAAACCATTGGGTGAAGGTTTCGACATCTCGAAAGTATCTATCAATGGCTTCAGATTCTAAAGGGAATTTGAGTTTTAAGTCCGAAACAAATTTTTCTTTTTCTCCATAAACAGGAAAACTAAATTCAGGGTAATCGAAGACTTCGAAAGGTTCTTCCATTTTGTTCCACTTTACACCTTTTCTTGTGATGGAATCAAAAAGAGTTCGTAACATCGAACCTTCGCCTAAGTCCCCGATATAATGGATTCCCACATCCCATTCAAATTTTCCAAACCGTTTGAAGGTGTGAGTAAATCCGCCTAACTTAAAATGACGTTCCAGAACCAATACTTTCTTTTTGGCTACTTGAGAAAGGATAGAGGCGACCGTAAGGCCACCTATACCAGAACCGATTATGATTACGTCATATTTGTTTTCCATTATTGGTATTTTGTTTCTACAGTGTATTCCACAGTTACCGTTTCATTCGCTTTTAAAGGTACATCCGCATATGCCTTCGTTGCTGATTCTTTTGTGAATTTATGAGAGGATTTTGTGATATTCCAATCACCCCAAAGACTCGCATAGAACCGAACTTCGATTGTTTCTTTTTTTCGGTTTCGAATTTCCGCTGAGTAAGTTGATTTATCTCCACGAGAAAGTTTGAACACTTCGTTTGAGAGTCGTTTGCCGTTAGCAACTACATCAAAAGCTTGGCCTGTTCGAATTTTTACTTCTTCGTTTTCAGGAGTGTGATCGATTGTATCTTCTCCCAGAAGTTGTTGTCTTCCTTTAGAATCAGCTTTGAAAACACGAATGGTTCCTAGTGGGAGTGGGCGACCTAAATTGTTTTTCTTCGCATTTTTGAAGATGTACTTGATGGTTGCGTTATTGAAGTTTTTTTCATTCCCTTCGTACATAGGAAGGTTTTCAAAAACAAAATACTTTTTGATTTCGATTCCTTCGGATTGGAACAGTTGGACTTGTTTGGTTTGGTTGTAACCGATATTGGTTGGTTGGTCCAAAGTGTATAGGTAGTATTCAGACAAATTCTCTTGGTTGAATTCTGGAGCATCTGCTGATTCAGAATACTCTTTCATCATTGTTTTTTTTACTGCGCGGGGTTGTGTTGCATAAGAGTTCACTTGGTTGGAGATTAAATTTACCTTTCCTGCCACAAGTTGTAACGTTGCATTTTTAAACTCTGCACCGGAGTTGTTATTCAAGGTCACCCAAGAATTCAAACCACAAAGTTCTTCTTCTTTATCCAAAACCAGGATATAGTCAGCGGACCAACCAAGGCCATGAGTTTGGTAAGAAACTTCTAAGGTTTGTTCCTTTTCCAGATCATTCTTTAATTTCCAAACAAGAGTAGGTTTTGCATAAAGATTTTCCGGAATGGTAGGAACTGTCACTCGTCCATTGTAACCAAGTGAAATTTCATCTCCAATTTTATACACAGGGTTTCCATTATTAGAGATTAACGTTGCTTTGACGGAAGTTGTTTTTTCTTTTGTTTCATTGTAAAGAGTGACTTCTTTTCCAATGTATTTGTCCATAAGGCGTTCAGGGGAAATTAAATCGTATTCATAGTTTTGTTCAAACACTGTCAGTTTTTTTTGATCTTCTCCTTTGACCCTTACAGTTTGTGGAATGATTTGAGAAGGGACATCTTCAAAACGTAACGTACGAATTCCTTTTGATAAATTTAAAACGCGAGTTTCCCGAACGAGACCAATCCCTCCATTGTAAATGGTAACACTGACTGATTTGCGGTCAGACTGGGTGGACATATCAAATGCGGAATCAGAGGTAATGCCTGCTGTAAAAATCAGGAGTGTTAGAGTGGTTAAGGGTAATATTTTGGATTTCATGTATTCTCCCATGAGCATTCTACAGTCTTCGAATGTAAAAAACGAATGCAACCAAAATCGTTAGGGGAAAACTGCACTTTAAGAGGATTCATATGGCAAATGTAG contains:
- a CDS encoding phytoene desaturase family protein, which gives rise to MENKYDVIIIGSGIGGLTVASILSQVAKKKVLVLERHFKLGGFTHTFKRFGKFEWDVGIHYIGDLGEGSMLRTLFDSITRKGVKWNKMEEPFEVFDYPEFSFPVYGEKEKFVSDLKLKFPLESEAIDRYFRDVETFTQWFGRHFTLKALPAVFEKAAKFLNLNHIPTPYITTKEYMETNIRDENLRALLCSQWGDYGLPPSVSSFAIHSMIVTHYFHGGYFPIGGSSKIVDSIEPIVEENGGSLKILHTVKEILLEGDKAVGVKVEVQKGKTFSEQDFYADVIVSDAGAYTTYNKLLPKEYSSSFQKPLETLSTQGTTSITLYIGFKESPTKLGFHGENHWIFPDINHDACYAKRNDLADGKPPMMYLSFPSLKNPEAEDHTAEAISFADYSLFAKWKDEPWKKRGEDYTKLKETITEGMLEFLEKRFPGFRDLIEFTELSTPITTEFFTGHKEGSIYGLSCTPERFEQEWLGVRTTIENLYLTGADACSPGVAGALMGGIAASSVVLGLTGTLRLMKELFQKSQETG
- a CDS encoding DUF4139 domain-containing protein, producing MKSKILPLTTLTLLIFTAGITSDSAFDMSTQSDRKSVSVTIYNGGIGLVRETRVLNLSKGIRTLRFEDVPSQIIPQTVRVKGEDQKKLTVFEQNYEYDLISPERLMDKYIGKEVTLYNETKEKTTSVKATLISNNGNPVYKIGDEISLGYNGRVTVPTIPENLYAKPTLVWKLKNDLEKEQTLEVSYQTHGLGWSADYILVLDKEEELCGLNSWVTLNNNSGAEFKNATLQLVAGKVNLISNQVNSYATQPRAVKKTMMKEYSESADAPEFNQENLSEYYLYTLDQPTNIGYNQTKQVQLFQSEGIEIKKYFVFENLPMYEGNEKNFNNATIKYIFKNAKKNNLGRPLPLGTIRVFKADSKGRQQLLGEDTIDHTPENEEVKIRTGQAFDVVANGKRLSNEVFKLSRGDKSTYSAEIRNRKKETIEVRFYASLWGDWNITKSSHKFTKESATKAYADVPLKANETVTVEYTVETKYQ